A section of the Rhizobium sp. Pop5 genome encodes:
- a CDS encoding branched-chain amino acid ABC transporter substrate-binding protein produces the protein MINLRGIAAFLTLLVAAAQGHAAGVTIGVVAPQGGPLALLGAQIAAGAGFEIQQSGNTLVAINETCEDNSGAAVADALVNAKVQVAVGFLCSETLEGALPKLKDANIPAITVSVRSRILMEDALKNGWPLFRMAPADGAEAAKVIEVILKNWAADPIALIEDGTIHGRELTEAVRNALEQNGLKPVFIDTYRPGQEQQIALVRRLKRAGATRVFIGGDRNDVAVIARDAKAENIPLSILSGDAMRAANQPIALAEGVRAVALPEYALLREGTAAADALRAKGTEPEGYVLPSLAAALIAGQAAEAAVQAGEPLQETLLGTTFQTPVGPVAFTGGHELSQNPYRLLEWRGNGFFPPAAPTQ, from the coding sequence ATGATCAACCTGCGTGGCATAGCAGCCTTCCTGACGCTGCTGGTGGCGGCGGCGCAAGGCCATGCGGCCGGCGTTACGATCGGCGTCGTCGCTCCCCAGGGTGGCCCGCTCGCTTTGCTCGGCGCACAGATTGCTGCCGGCGCCGGTTTCGAGATTCAGCAATCGGGAAATACCCTCGTCGCCATCAATGAGACCTGCGAGGATAATAGCGGCGCGGCGGTTGCCGATGCGCTCGTCAATGCGAAAGTTCAGGTCGCCGTCGGCTTTCTCTGCAGCGAAACGCTGGAAGGCGCGCTGCCGAAGCTGAAGGACGCCAATATTCCCGCGATCACCGTTTCCGTGCGCTCCCGCATCCTGATGGAAGATGCGTTGAAAAACGGCTGGCCGCTCTTTCGCATGGCGCCCGCCGACGGCGCCGAGGCGGCAAAGGTCATCGAGGTGATTCTGAAGAACTGGGCGGCCGATCCGATCGCCCTGATCGAAGACGGCACCATCCACGGCCGTGAACTGACGGAAGCGGTGCGCAACGCTCTGGAGCAGAACGGCCTGAAGCCTGTTTTCATCGATACCTACCGCCCGGGACAGGAGCAGCAGATTGCCCTCGTCCGTCGCCTGAAACGAGCCGGCGCCACCAGGGTCTTCATCGGCGGCGACCGTAATGACGTCGCCGTCATCGCCCGCGATGCCAAGGCGGAGAACATCCCGCTCTCCATCCTCAGCGGCGATGCCATGCGCGCGGCCAATCAGCCCATAGCGCTCGCCGAGGGCGTGCGCGCCGTCGCTCTGCCCGAATATGCCTTGCTTCGGGAAGGCACGGCTGCGGCAGACGCGCTGCGCGCCAAAGGCACTGAGCCGGAAGGTTATGTCCTGCCGTCGCTGGCGGCCGCCCTCATTGCGGGTCAGGCTGCGGAAGCGGCCGTTCAGGCAGGCGAACCGCTGCAGGAGACTCTTCTCGGCACGACATTCCAGACGCCTGTCGGCCCCGTCGCCTTCACTGGCGGGCATGAACTTTCGCAAAATCCCTACCGCCTGCTCGAATGGCGGGGCAATGGCTTTTTTCCACCGGCCGCGCCGACGCAATAA
- the rpe gene encoding ribulose-phosphate 3-epimerase codes for MTLPIRIAPSILAADFARLGEEVRDVTAAGADWIHLDVMDGHFVPNISFGPDVIKSLRSYTSATFDCHLMISPVDDYLEAFAKAGCDRITVHAESGPHLHRSLQTIRNLGKKVGVTINPATPLSAIENVLDDVDLILIMSVNPGFGGQKFIPAMTAKIAAAKSLIGDRPIELEVDGGVTVETAPDIARAGANVLVAGSAIFKGDTVEDYRKTVADLRQAAEGARA; via the coding sequence ATGACGCTGCCCATTCGCATTGCCCCCTCGATCCTCGCGGCGGATTTCGCCAGGCTCGGCGAAGAAGTGCGCGACGTGACGGCCGCCGGCGCCGACTGGATTCATCTCGACGTGATGGACGGCCACTTCGTGCCGAACATTTCCTTCGGACCCGACGTCATCAAGTCGCTGCGCTCCTATACGTCGGCGACCTTCGACTGCCATCTGATGATCTCGCCTGTTGACGATTATCTCGAAGCCTTCGCCAAGGCCGGCTGCGACCGTATCACCGTCCATGCCGAATCCGGACCGCATCTGCACCGCTCGCTGCAGACTATCCGCAATCTCGGCAAGAAGGTGGGCGTGACGATCAATCCCGCAACCCCGCTCAGCGCCATCGAGAACGTACTCGACGATGTCGATCTCATCCTGATCATGTCGGTCAATCCGGGCTTCGGTGGACAGAAGTTCATTCCGGCGATGACGGCAAAGATCGCCGCGGCAAAGTCACTGATCGGTGACCGCCCGATCGAGCTCGAAGTCGACGGCGGCGTCACGGTGGAAACGGCACCTGATATCGCCCGCGCTGGCGCCAATGTCCTCGTCGCCGGCTCGGCAATTTTCAAGGGCGATACGGTCGAGGATTACCGCAAGACCGTCGCCGATCTGCGTCAGGCAGCTGAAGGGGCACGGGCATGA
- a CDS encoding DUF2259 domain-containing protein translates to MKKSLIIAGMLVAALAGLPGISLAGDIASVQPIGFSADGKVFAFQEFGIKEDGNLPYSDTYFINTDSGEYLEGTPFRTELTDKDANLSKARRQNLTAARSQMDKYDLLTNPGLIAAFNPPTELGSPSKTLRYTTLATDGPPKSPYTLSLAEMPVPTSKDCEGGDRRVLGFSLQMIEKQGVPNRQAARQATAVPAERTCSVEYRIGGAMVYQPEGGNQVHIALVLAFDAARNGRWIAVPVHP, encoded by the coding sequence ATGAAGAAAAGTCTGATTATCGCTGGCATGCTCGTCGCCGCGCTTGCCGGCCTGCCCGGCATATCACTTGCAGGAGACATCGCCAGCGTCCAGCCGATCGGCTTTTCCGCCGACGGCAAGGTCTTTGCGTTTCAGGAATTCGGCATCAAGGAGGACGGTAACCTTCCCTATTCCGATACCTACTTCATCAACACCGATAGCGGCGAATATCTCGAGGGCACGCCCTTCCGCACCGAGCTGACCGATAAGGACGCCAATCTCTCGAAGGCTCGGCGTCAGAACCTGACGGCGGCGCGCAGCCAGATGGACAAATACGACCTTCTGACCAATCCCGGCCTGATCGCCGCCTTCAACCCGCCGACCGAGCTTGGCTCCCCCTCGAAGACGCTCCGCTACACCACGCTTGCGACCGACGGTCCGCCGAAGTCACCCTATACGCTCTCGCTCGCCGAAATGCCGGTGCCGACGTCGAAGGATTGTGAGGGGGGCGACAGGCGGGTCCTCGGCTTCAGCCTGCAGATGATCGAAAAGCAAGGCGTTCCGAACCGTCAGGCTGCACGGCAGGCGACAGCCGTTCCGGCCGAGCGCACCTGTTCGGTGGAATACAGGATCGGCGGCGCCATGGTTTACCAGCCCGAAGGCGGAAACCAGGTTCACATCGCCCTCGTCCTCGCCTTTGATGCGGCAAGGAACGGCCGCTGGATCGCCGTTCCCGTTCATCCCTGA
- the purB gene encoding adenylosuccinate lyase: MIPRYSRPEMVAIWSPETKFRIWFEIEAHACDALAELGVIPKSAAKTIWEKGGAATFDVARIDEIEAVTKHDVIAFLTHLAEIVGPDARFVHQGMTSSDVLDTCFNVQLVRATDILIADIDRLLAALKTRAFEHKDTVTIGRSHGIHAEPTTFGVKLALAYAEFERCRQRLVAAREEVATCAISGAVGTFANIDPRVEEHVAEALGLKAEPVSTQVIPRDRHAMYFATLGVVASSIERLATEIRHLQRTEVLEAEEYFSPGQKGSSAMPHKRNPVLTENLTGLARMVRSYALPAMENVALWHERDISHSSVERMIGPDATVTLDFALSRLAGVIEKLLVYPENMEKNLNKFRGLVHSQRVLLALTQAGTSREDAYRLVQRNAMKVWEQGKDFLEELLADAEVRAALSEEDIREKFDLGYHTKHVDTIFRRVFGNA; encoded by the coding sequence ATGATCCCGCGTTATTCCCGGCCCGAAATGGTCGCCATCTGGTCTCCCGAAACCAAGTTCCGCATCTGGTTCGAGATCGAGGCGCATGCCTGCGACGCGCTGGCCGAACTTGGCGTCATTCCGAAATCGGCGGCAAAGACGATCTGGGAAAAAGGCGGCGCCGCCACTTTCGACGTCGCCCGCATCGATGAGATCGAGGCCGTCACCAAGCATGACGTCATCGCCTTCCTCACCCACCTCGCCGAGATCGTCGGCCCGGATGCCCGCTTCGTCCACCAGGGCATGACCTCGTCTGACGTGCTCGATACCTGCTTCAACGTCCAGCTGGTGCGCGCCACCGACATCCTGATTGCCGACATCGACCGGCTGCTGGCGGCGCTGAAGACCCGTGCCTTCGAACACAAGGACACCGTCACCATCGGCCGCTCGCATGGCATCCACGCCGAGCCCACCACCTTCGGCGTCAAGCTGGCACTCGCCTATGCCGAATTCGAGCGCTGCCGCCAGCGCCTCGTCGCCGCACGCGAGGAAGTCGCAACCTGCGCCATCTCGGGCGCCGTCGGCACCTTCGCCAATATCGATCCGCGCGTCGAGGAACATGTCGCCGAAGCCCTTGGCCTGAAGGCCGAGCCGGTCTCGACCCAGGTCATCCCGCGCGACCGCCACGCCATGTATTTCGCCACGCTCGGCGTTGTCGCCTCGTCGATCGAGCGCCTGGCGACCGAGATCCGCCATTTGCAGCGCACCGAGGTGCTGGAAGCGGAAGAATATTTCTCGCCCGGCCAGAAGGGCTCGTCGGCCATGCCGCACAAGCGCAACCCCGTGCTGACCGAAAACCTGACCGGCCTTGCCCGCATGGTCCGCTCCTACGCCCTGCCGGCGATGGAAAACGTCGCCCTCTGGCACGAGCGCGATATCTCCCACTCCTCGGTCGAACGCATGATCGGCCCGGACGCCACGGTCACCCTCGATTTCGCCCTCTCGCGTCTCGCCGGCGTCATCGAAAAGCTCCTGGTCTACCCGGAGAACATGGAGAAGAACCTCAACAAGTTCCGCGGCCTCGTCCACTCCCAGCGCGTCCTCCTGGCGCTCACCCAAGCCGGCACCTCCCGCGAGGATGCCTACCGCCTAGTGCAGCGCAACGCCATGAAGGTCTGGGAACAGGGCAAGGACTTTCTGGAAGAGTTGCTGGCGGATGCGGAGGTGCGTGCGGCGCTTTCGGAGGAGGATATTCGGGAGAAGTTCGATCTTGGCTATCATACGAAGCATGTCGACACGATCTTCCGGCGGGTGTTTGGCAACGCCTGA
- a CDS encoding low affinity iron permease family protein: MKHLFARFATKTSEWAGKPVVFILALAVVIIWAVLGPFFDYSETWQLIINTGTTIITFLMVFVLQNAQTRDTRAIQAKLNEIILTSHAENRFIGIENLDEEELKRLDELVAKAAKGRGETEACAVSESIEEASSKKDEAKKRRVSAKPVKQR; this comes from the coding sequence ATGAAGCATCTGTTTGCCCGCTTCGCAACCAAGACATCGGAATGGGCGGGCAAGCCCGTCGTCTTCATCCTGGCGCTGGCGGTCGTCATCATCTGGGCCGTGCTCGGCCCCTTCTTCGACTATTCGGAAACTTGGCAACTGATCATCAATACCGGCACGACGATCATCACCTTCCTGATGGTCTTCGTGCTGCAGAACGCCCAGACCCGCGATACGCGGGCAATCCAGGCCAAGCTCAACGAGATCATCCTGACAAGCCACGCCGAAAACCGCTTCATCGGCATCGAAAACCTCGACGAGGAGGAGTTGAAGCGTCTCGATGAGCTGGTCGCCAAGGCGGCCAAGGGCAGAGGCGAGACGGAGGCTTGCGCGGTGTCGGAATCAATCGAGGAAGCATCGTCGAAAAAGGACGAGGCGAAGAAACGGCGGGTTTCCGCGAAGCCGGTAAAGCAGAGATAA
- a CDS encoding DUF2189 domain-containing protein — MAAFHVMTGAGESFARPVVNRIGIADVFDALRRGYDDFMEKPSHYVFLCLMYPIAGVFLTLWTSGANLLPMVFPLMAGFVLLGPIAAIGLYEISRRREAGIDTSWTHALEVRHSPALPSIVAVGLMLFALFVVWLVTAQTLYSNLLGEVFPRTMGDFTRQVFGTPQGMQLIIWGNLIGFVFALVVLAISVITFPLLLDRDVGAVSAVVTSIRATVANPVPVLLWGLIVAVLLVIGTIPVFAGLALVIPVLGHATWHLYRKLIAREAA, encoded by the coding sequence ATGGCGGCATTTCATGTCATGACGGGTGCGGGTGAAAGCTTCGCACGGCCCGTGGTCAATCGCATCGGCATCGCCGACGTCTTCGATGCGCTAAGGCGCGGGTACGACGATTTCATGGAGAAACCGTCGCATTATGTGTTCCTCTGCCTGATGTACCCGATCGCCGGCGTCTTCCTGACACTATGGACCTCCGGCGCCAACCTTCTGCCAATGGTTTTCCCGTTGATGGCAGGCTTCGTGCTGCTCGGCCCGATCGCCGCGATCGGCCTCTATGAAATCAGCCGCCGGCGCGAGGCTGGCATCGACACGTCGTGGACCCATGCGCTGGAGGTGCGCCATTCGCCGGCGCTGCCGTCGATCGTGGCGGTCGGGCTGATGCTCTTTGCGCTCTTCGTCGTCTGGCTGGTGACGGCGCAGACGCTCTACAGCAACCTGCTCGGCGAAGTATTTCCGCGCACCATGGGCGATTTCACCCGCCAGGTCTTCGGCACGCCCCAGGGCATGCAACTGATCATCTGGGGCAATCTCATCGGCTTCGTCTTCGCGCTCGTCGTGCTGGCGATTTCAGTCATCACCTTTCCGTTGCTGCTCGATCGCGATGTCGGGGCGGTTTCCGCCGTCGTGACCTCGATCCGCGCGACGGTCGCCAATCCGGTGCCGGTGCTGCTCTGGGGCCTGATCGTTGCTGTGCTCCTCGTGATCGGCACGATCCCGGTCTTTGCCGGGCTTGCGCTCGTCATCCCGGTTCTCGGCCATGCGACCTGGCATCTCTATCGCAAGCTGATTGCACGGGAAGCCGCGTAA
- a CDS encoding alpha/beta hydrolase has translation MKASDADILIIPGYTNSGPGHWQSRWEAKLSTARRVEQAEWTKPVREDWIARIAEEVNASTRPVVLVAHSLGVPSAIHAIPHFRKRVAGAFLVAPPDVTNPDIRPKHLMTFGPYPRDPLPFPSITVASRNDPFGSYDHADDIAGSWGSFLVDAGEAGHINADSGHGPWPEGTMVFAQFLSRLTA, from the coding sequence ATGAAAGCCTCAGACGCAGATATCCTCATCATCCCCGGCTATACCAATTCAGGCCCCGGCCATTGGCAGAGCCGCTGGGAGGCAAAGCTCAGCACGGCGCGGCGCGTCGAACAGGCCGAATGGACGAAGCCGGTCCGCGAGGACTGGATCGCCCGCATCGCCGAGGAAGTGAACGCCTCGACCCGTCCGGTCGTTCTCGTCGCCCATTCTCTGGGTGTGCCCTCGGCGATCCACGCCATCCCGCATTTCCGTAAACGGGTGGCGGGCGCCTTCCTCGTCGCCCCGCCCGATGTCACCAATCCCGATATCCGCCCGAAGCATTTGATGACCTTCGGTCCTTATCCGCGCGACCCGCTCCCCTTCCCCTCGATCACGGTGGCGAGCCGCAACGATCCGTTCGGCAGCTACGACCATGCCGATGATATCGCCGGCAGCTGGGGCTCCTTCCTCGTCGATGCAGGTGAGGCCGGTCATATCAATGCCGATTCCGGTCACGGGCCCTGGCCCGAAGGCACGATGGTCTTTGCCCAGTTCCTCAGCCGACTCACCGCCTGA
- a CDS encoding bifunctional diguanylate cyclase/phosphodiesterase, which yields MSVKKAHPEADDPRGDAAAADGHDLAERESRWNNALVGSGLGVWDHNYRLGRKYYSPTWKTMRGMTPDEEVAGDYDAWLQLVHPDDRDFIAHAIDRQNAGDPDYQIFEYRERHRDGRWIWIECRGACVEWDEAGVPTRIVGTDTDITDRKQAEETLSRLSRRLDLALEISRIGVFEADLEEDMVEWDDRLIAIYGLKGAARRIAGDAWAKSLHPDDRERVLGLADRSVESGSDFQQEYRIIRGDGVERVIRARSAFFIDVNGHRKLIGANWDVTEEVKLRDELRRAKDLAEARNLELEAAKESIEHLALHDYLTDLPNRRYLDKMLDDRSAECRAKGLGLAVLHIDLDRFKQINDTLGHRAGDAMLKHAAGVLRNSVRAADFVARIGGDEFVILCAVDPGSKKIGSLAERVIRELRKPVRFEGHDCRFGASIGIAFDSGPKLDAKQILLDADIALYRAKGLGRNRYEFFSASDRRDVVSAKQLADEILIGLERNEFVPFYQLQFDARTLDVAGVETLARWQHPVHGLLAPDRFLDIAEDLDVVSTIDALILERALADRSAWIKDGLPVPKISVNVSARRLADPDLGKKLRALKIPPGTISFELLESISLDDCDDAVAANLKKLRKLGIDIQIDDFGTGHASIVSLLRLSPKTLKIDRELIRMLPQSAEQRKLVGSIIDIGRSLDILVIAEGVETADHIRILEELDCDMLQGYALARPMPAMQIPSFIRAGSWRHGEAAARALQTQLRRALRSRAAK from the coding sequence ATGTCCGTGAAGAAAGCCCATCCAGAGGCCGACGATCCGCGTGGCGATGCCGCAGCGGCCGACGGCCACGATCTGGCCGAGCGGGAGAGCCGCTGGAATAATGCGCTTGTCGGCTCGGGCCTCGGCGTGTGGGATCACAATTATCGGCTCGGCCGGAAATATTACTCTCCGACATGGAAAACCATGCGCGGCATGACGCCGGACGAGGAAGTCGCCGGCGATTACGATGCCTGGCTCCAGCTCGTCCATCCCGATGACCGCGATTTCATCGCGCATGCCATCGATCGGCAGAATGCCGGCGATCCCGATTATCAGATCTTCGAATATCGTGAACGCCACCGGGACGGCCGCTGGATCTGGATCGAATGCCGGGGCGCGTGCGTGGAATGGGACGAGGCAGGCGTGCCGACGCGCATCGTCGGCACGGATACCGATATCACCGACCGCAAGCAGGCCGAGGAGACGCTGTCACGCCTCTCCCGCAGGCTTGATCTGGCGCTGGAGATTTCCCGCATCGGCGTCTTCGAGGCCGATCTCGAGGAGGATATGGTCGAGTGGGACGACCGGCTGATCGCCATTTACGGGCTGAAAGGCGCCGCTCGCCGGATCGCCGGCGACGCCTGGGCGAAAAGCCTGCATCCCGATGATCGCGAGCGCGTCCTTGGCCTGGCCGACCGCAGCGTCGAAAGCGGCAGCGATTTCCAGCAGGAATACCGCATCATCCGCGGCGATGGTGTTGAACGGGTCATCCGTGCACGCTCGGCCTTCTTCATCGACGTCAATGGTCATCGCAAGCTGATCGGCGCCAATTGGGACGTGACCGAGGAGGTCAAGCTTCGCGACGAGCTGCGGCGCGCCAAGGATCTGGCTGAAGCCCGCAATCTTGAACTCGAAGCCGCCAAGGAGAGCATCGAGCACCTGGCCCTGCACGACTACCTCACCGACCTTCCGAACCGCCGCTATCTCGATAAGATGCTGGACGACCGCTCGGCCGAATGCCGCGCCAAGGGCCTGGGGCTGGCGGTCCTGCATATCGATCTCGATCGCTTCAAGCAGATCAACGACACGCTCGGCCACCGGGCTGGCGATGCGATGCTGAAGCATGCCGCTGGCGTGTTGAGGAATTCCGTCCGCGCGGCCGATTTCGTCGCTCGCATCGGCGGCGATGAATTCGTCATCCTCTGCGCCGTCGATCCAGGCTCGAAGAAGATCGGCAGCCTTGCGGAGCGCGTCATCCGCGAATTGCGCAAACCCGTCAGATTTGAGGGGCACGACTGCCGTTTCGGCGCCAGCATCGGCATCGCCTTCGACAGCGGTCCGAAGCTCGATGCCAAGCAGATACTGCTCGACGCCGATATCGCGCTCTATCGGGCCAAGGGCCTCGGCCGCAATCGCTACGAATTCTTCTCCGCATCCGACCGACGCGACGTCGTCTCCGCCAAGCAGCTCGCCGATGAGATCCTTATCGGCCTCGAGCGCAATGAGTTCGTGCCCTTCTACCAGCTGCAGTTCGATGCCCGCACGCTCGATGTCGCGGGCGTCGAAACGCTTGCCCGCTGGCAGCATCCGGTGCACGGGCTGCTGGCGCCCGACCGCTTCCTCGATATTGCCGAGGATCTCGACGTCGTCTCGACCATCGACGCCCTGATCCTGGAGCGCGCGCTGGCCGACCGTAGCGCCTGGATCAAGGACGGGCTGCCGGTCCCGAAGATATCGGTCAACGTCTCCGCCAGGCGACTTGCCGATCCCGATCTCGGCAAGAAGCTCCGCGCCCTGAAGATCCCGCCCGGCACCATCTCCTTCGAACTGCTGGAATCGATCTCGCTCGACGATTGCGACGACGCAGTTGCCGCAAACCTCAAAAAGTTGCGCAAGTTGGGCATCGATATCCAGATCGACGATTTCGGCACCGGCCATGCTTCGATCGTCAGCCTGCTGCGCTTGAGCCCGAAGACGTTGAAGATCGACCGGGAGCTGATCCGCATGCTGCCGCAATCGGCCGAGCAGCGCAAACTCGTTGGCTCGATCATCGATATCGGCCGCTCGCTCGATATCCTCGTCATCGCCGAGGGCGTCGAGACTGCGGACCATATCCGCATTCTCGAAGAACTCGACTGCGATATGCTGCAGGGCTATGCGCTTGCCCGACCGATGCCGGCCATGCAGATTCCCTCCTTCATCCGCGCCGGAAGCTGGCGCCATGGAGAAGCTGCCGCCCGCGCCCTGCAGACGCAGCTTCGCCGCGCGCTACGAAGCAGAGCCGCCAAATAA
- the purC gene encoding phosphoribosylaminoimidazolesuccinocarboxamide synthase, with product MNRRRRIYEGKAKILYEGPEPGTLIQFFKDDATAFNKKKHEVIDGKGVLNNRISEYIFSHLNKIGIPTHFIRRLNMREQLIKEVEMIPLEIVVRNVAAGSLAKRLGIEEGVVLPRSIIEFYYKSDALDDPMVSEEHITAFGWANPAELDDIMALAIRVNDFMTGLFLGVGIQLVDFKIECGRLFEGDLMRIILADEISPDSCRLWDIETREKMDKDRFRRDLGGLLEAYSEVARRLGIINENEPVRGTGPVLVK from the coding sequence ATGAACCGTCGCCGCCGTATCTACGAGGGCAAGGCAAAGATTTTGTATGAGGGCCCGGAGCCGGGCACTTTGATTCAGTTCTTCAAGGACGATGCTACTGCCTTCAACAAGAAGAAACATGAAGTCATCGACGGTAAGGGCGTCCTCAACAATCGCATTTCCGAATATATTTTCAGCCATCTGAACAAGATCGGCATTCCCACCCATTTCATCCGCCGGCTCAACATGCGCGAGCAGCTGATCAAAGAAGTGGAGATGATCCCGCTGGAGATCGTCGTGCGCAATGTCGCCGCCGGTTCTCTTGCCAAGCGCCTCGGCATCGAGGAAGGCGTCGTCCTGCCGCGCTCGATCATCGAATTCTATTATAAGTCCGACGCGCTCGACGATCCGATGGTCTCCGAAGAGCACATCACCGCTTTCGGCTGGGCCAATCCCGCTGAACTCGACGACATCATGGCGCTCGCCATCCGCGTCAACGACTTCATGACCGGCCTCTTCCTTGGTGTCGGCATCCAACTCGTCGATTTCAAGATCGAATGCGGCCGCCTCTTCGAAGGCGATCTGATGCGCATCATCCTCGCCGATGAGATCTCGCCGGACAGCTGCCGGCTCTGGGATATCGAAACCCGCGAGAAGATGGACAAGGATCGCTTCCGCCGCGATCTCGGCGGGCTGCTCGAAGCCTATTCCGAAGTCGCGCGGCGTCTCGGCATCATCAATGAAAACGAGCCTGTGCGCGGCACCGGCCCGGTTCTCGTCAAGTAA
- the purS gene encoding phosphoribosylformylglycinamidine synthase subunit PurS: MIKARVTVTLKNGVLDPQGKAIEGALGALGFSGVGHIRQGKVFDLELDGSDKAKAEADLKAMCEKLLANTVIENFAIAID, encoded by the coding sequence GTGATCAAGGCTCGTGTCACCGTCACGCTGAAAAACGGCGTTCTCGATCCGCAGGGCAAGGCCATCGAAGGGGCGCTCGGCGCCCTGGGCTTCTCGGGCGTCGGCCATATAAGACAGGGCAAGGTCTTCGATCTTGAACTTGATGGTTCCGACAAGGCCAAGGCCGAAGCCGACCTGAAGGCCATGTGCGAAAAGCTGCTCGCCAACACGGTGATCGAGAACTTCGCAATCGCAATCGACTGA
- a CDS encoding RNA 2'-phosphotransferase, with translation MMEAKLETEVSKYMSYVLRHAPEAAGLALDGEGWVSFDELEKALTSKYDVSRADIVEIVENNPKKRFTLVDNRIRANQGHSIEVDLALKQVEPPAALFHGTSLASWSSIERDGLKKMQRHHVHLSADVETAKIVAMRRKGEYVILQVNAARMFSEGHSFFVSDNGVWLTESVPVQYLLRNAGTP, from the coding sequence ATGATGGAAGCAAAGCTGGAGACGGAAGTCTCGAAATATATGAGCTATGTTTTGCGTCATGCGCCGGAGGCTGCGGGCCTGGCGCTCGACGGAGAAGGCTGGGTATCGTTCGATGAGCTCGAAAAAGCGCTGACGTCCAAATATGACGTCTCCCGTGCCGATATTGTCGAGATCGTCGAAAACAATCCCAAGAAGCGCTTCACGCTCGTCGATAACAGAATTCGCGCAAATCAAGGTCATAGCATCGAAGTCGATCTCGCCTTGAAGCAGGTTGAGCCGCCTGCCGCTCTTTTCCATGGCACGTCCCTGGCGAGCTGGTCCTCGATCGAGCGTGACGGCCTGAAGAAGATGCAGCGGCACCACGTTCATTTGTCGGCGGATGTCGAAACGGCGAAAATCGTCGCAATGCGCCGCAAGGGTGAATACGTCATTCTGCAGGTGAATGCGGCCCGCATGTTTTCAGAGGGTCATTCTTTCTTTGTCTCAGACAATGGAGTATGGCTCACCGAAAGCGTTCCAGTTCAATATCTTTTGCGAAACGCGGGGACCCCATGA
- the purQ gene encoding phosphoribosylformylglycinamidine synthase subunit PurQ — protein MKSAVVQLPGLNRDRDMIAALTKISGKQPVTIWQTETEIPDVDLIVIPGGFSYGDYLRCGAIAARMPVMQAITDKAAKGVKVLGVCNGFQILVEAGLLPGALMRNASLKFVCREIKLEVVNADTDFTRAYAQGQVIRSPVAHHDGNYFADEATLAKIEGNGQVVFRYAEGTNPNGSINDIAGVMNEKGNVLGMMPHPENLIEAAHGGSDGRGLFASALDVIAA, from the coding sequence ATGAAATCAGCCGTCGTTCAACTTCCGGGCCTTAACCGCGACCGCGATATGATCGCCGCCCTGACCAAGATCTCAGGCAAGCAACCGGTCACGATCTGGCAGACGGAAACCGAGATCCCCGATGTCGACCTGATCGTCATTCCTGGTGGCTTCTCCTATGGCGACTACCTGCGCTGCGGCGCGATCGCTGCCCGCATGCCGGTCATGCAGGCGATCACCGATAAGGCGGCAAAGGGCGTGAAGGTGTTGGGCGTCTGCAACGGCTTCCAGATCCTCGTCGAGGCCGGCCTGCTGCCCGGCGCGCTGATGCGCAATGCCTCGCTGAAATTCGTCTGCCGCGAGATCAAGCTCGAAGTCGTCAACGCCGATACGGATTTCACCCGCGCCTATGCCCAGGGTCAGGTCATCCGCAGCCCGGTCGCCCATCACGATGGCAATTATTTCGCTGACGAGGCGACTCTGGCGAAGATCGAAGGCAATGGCCAGGTGGTGTTCCGTTATGCCGAGGGCACCAATCCGAACGGCTCGATCAACGATATTGCTGGCGTGATGAACGAAAAGGGCAATGTGCTCGGCATGATGCCGCATCCCGAGAATCTGATCGAAGCCGCCCACGGCGGTTCGGACGGCCGCGGTCTCTTCGCCTCGGCGCTCGACGTCATCGCTGCCTGA
- a CDS encoding DUF1127 domain-containing protein, which translates to MSALPEIKMPIVPIVSYEDRRIVAVPSAPVETTTRLGRIWSAILLWHQKREGRRALRGLTAGELKDIGVSQSDAAREVGKSFFWD; encoded by the coding sequence ATGTCTGCCTTGCCCGAAATCAAAATGCCAATTGTACCGATTGTCTCCTACGAGGACAGGAGAATTGTTGCCGTGCCGTCCGCGCCCGTCGAAACGACAACGCGCTTAGGCCGGATCTGGTCGGCTATTCTTCTCTGGCATCAGAAGCGGGAGGGCCGACGTGCGCTGAGAGGCCTGACGGCGGGTGAGCTCAAGGATATCGGGGTGTCGCAGTCGGATGCGGCCCGTGAGGTCGGCAAGTCGTTTTTCTGGGATTGA